The Corylus avellana chromosome ca8, CavTom2PMs-1.0 genome has a segment encoding these proteins:
- the LOC132191110 gene encoding probable disease resistance protein RF9 — MDYVDVGEVVSAVLRQLKTEHYEEHKARMRVEKSIEDPGWNKYYFVITNDELKKLENLLAAVYKMEDFYETFVLRRMHVRRMGFGRRYIFILRQMLNLKATLDFRSEIRKTIFQIDAVFKESSVSRQSRPREESDVLGLEKHKGNMVTWLTDTNSGPNIGFLLISGQTGSDKTTVATEIYKSPEIERHFEFRAWVSASKDPVSNFRSILQQITGDSTVDMKSTESELEEKICKILQKKRCLVVVDINMENAYDLLDILPHSALLGEGNGSRVIMTMRSKYRIESFRHEYKNNPSLSYDQLKPLQDEGAWNLFLKKVRLPDNTVESDIPDKLKREIINVCGGNPSAVMALGRFLSTKKSYEEWLTVLEQLSGSNFFASMNCELTTGMRTCLLYFGVFPKGYKIPVRRLLRLWLAEGFVTEPREQTERIQWDLEKKAKMYLRVLIDRSIIQITKWRKDGSPKTCRMPGVLHDICLSKAQDIFGLLHIHPTTPAPESSSDHASPSPKFGARRVSGDIKQYSSKEYSRMQHLRSYLSFNIQKKDTPAVEISDFLSAEVIGHRGFGMLMVLDLERVYKPKLPHNLGQLYLSRYLGFRWTFLDKQLPHSVSKLHFLETLDVKHTYISSPPNSIWKMNYLRHLCLNEIRLDMPVKEQSISLLRLHTLWGLFVDIKSPVKNGLDGLINLRKLGLTFHLDSVEELDKWISSLKGLESLRLRSKDKNGRPSELKLKPLSGLKNLTDVYLLGSLPELDSEYYFPQGIKVLTLSISKLKKDPMPILSKLPKLGVLRLLADSYTGNEMVRPSEGFPELTILKLWMLKELVTWTVEAAVTSLDELEIRCCHNLKKLSCPLNLSWTIILTNMPNELEDKLRADDYCEELIISTLQF; from the coding sequence ATGGATTATGTGGACGTTGGGGAAGTCGTCTCTGCAGTCTTACGGCAACTCAAAACCGAGCACTATGAAGAACATAAGGCGAGAATGCGGGTAGAAAAGAGCATAGAAGATCCAGGAtggaataaatattattttgtgataaCCAATGATGAACTTAAGAAGTTGGAAAATCTTCTTGCTGCTGTTTACAAGATGGAGGATTTTTATGAAACGTTTGTCCTGCGAAGAATGCATGTAAGGAGAATGGGCTTCGGTAGGAGGTACATTTTCATCCTTCGTCAGATGTTGAATTTGAAGGCTACATTAGACTTTCGCAGTGAGATAAGGAAGACCATATTCCAGATCGATGCCGTTTTTAAGGAATCAAGTGTGAGCAGACAAAGCCGTCCACGTGAAGAATCAGACGTCCTTGGCTTGGAAAAGCACAAAGGAAATATGGTGACCTGGCTAACTGACACTAATTCCGGTCCAAATATTGGGTTCCTCTTAATCTCAGGCCAGACTGGCTCCGACAAGACTACCGTCGCCACGGAAATATATAAGAGTCCTGAGATCGAACGTCATTTTGAATTCCGCGCATGGGTTTCTGCCTCTAAGGACCCTGTATCCAACTTCCGGAGCATTTTGCAGCAGATCACTGGCGATTCAACGGTTGATATGAAATCTACCGAATCAGAATTGGAAGAGAAGATCTGTAAGATTTTGCAGAAGAAACGGTGTCTGGTAGTGGTCGATATTAATATGGAAAACGCTTATGATCTTTTGGATATATTACCGCATTCTGCGTTGTTAGGCGAAGGCAATGGTAGCAGGGTGATAATGACAATGAGGAGCAAATACCGCATCGAGTCCTTTAGgcatgaatataaaaataatccaAGTTTATCTTATGATCAGCTCAAGCCGCTACAGGATGAGGGCGCGTGGAATTTGTTCTTGAAAAAGGTACGCTTACCAGATAATACTGTTGAGTCTGATATTCCAGATAAGCtcaaaagagaaattataaaTGTATGCGGAGGCAATCCTTCGGCAGTCATGGCGCTTGGACGTTTTCTATCGACAAAAAAGAGCTACGAAGAATGGTTGACAGTTCTTGAGCAGTTATCGGGCTCAAATTTCTTTGCCTCGATGAATTGTGAGCTAACCACCGGGATGAGGACTTGCCTACTTTATTTTGGTGTTTTCCCAAAAGGATACAAAATTCCAGTGAGAAGGTTATTGCGTTTATGGCTTGCAGAAGGGTTTGTAACTGAACCACGAGAGCAGACTGAAAGGATTCAATGGGATCTAGAGAAAAAGGCGAAAATGTATCTACGCGTACTTATAGACCGAAGCATTATTCAAAtaacaaaatggagaaaagatGGAAGTCCCAAAACATGCCGAATGCCTGGCGTCCTACATGATATCTGCTTGTCAAAAGCACAAGATATATTTGGCCTTCTCCACATCCACCCAACTACGCCAGCTCCCGAAAGTAGTAGTGATCATGCATCTCCATCTCCCAAGTTTGGTGCTCGCCGTGTTTCTGGTGACATCAAACAATATTCCAGTAAAGAGTACTCGCGCATGCAACATCTGCGCTCTTACTTGTCCTTCAACATTCAAAAGAAAGATACGCCTGCGGTGGAAATAAGCGACTTTCTCAGTGCTGAAGTCATTGGTCATCGAGGCTTTGGAATGCTCATGGTGCTTGATCTAGAACGTGTTTACAAACCTAAATTGCCCCATAATCTGGGCCAACTGTATCTCTCAAGGTACTTGGGTTTCAGATGGACCTTCTTGGATAAGCAACTTCCCCACTCTGTTAGTAAGCTGCATTTCCTTGAAACCTTGGATGTGAAGCACACCTATATCAGCTCTCCACCCAATTCTATTTGGAAGATGAATTACCTGCGACATCTGTGTCTCAATGAAATACGCCTTGACATGCCTGTGAAGGAACAAAGTATTTCTCTTCTTAGACTCCATACCTTATGGGGATTATTTGTGGACATCAAGAGTCCAGTGAAGAATGGTTTGGATGGATTAATCAATCTTAGGAAACTGGGTCTGACATTTCATTTAGACTCCGTTGAAGAATTGGATAAGTGGATTTCAAGCCTGAAAGGACTTGAATCTCTGAGGTTAAGATCCAAGGACAAGAATGGTCGACCTTCAGAGCTCAAATTAAAGCCTCTATCAGGCCTAAAGAATCTCACCGATGTGTATTTGCTTGGAAGCTTACCGGAGCTAGATAGTGAATACTACTTTCCACAGGGTATTAAAGTTCTTACTCTATCCATATCAAAGCTGAAAAAAGATCCCATGCCAATCCTTTCGAAGCTGCCAAAACTTGGTGTCCTTCGGCTATTGGCTGATTCCTACACTGGGAATGAAATGGTGCGGCCTAGTGAAGGCTTCCCTGAGCTTACAATACTAAAGCTCTGGATGCTAAAGGAATTGGTGACATGGACAGTGGAGGCAGCAGTTACGAGTCTCGACGAATTAGAAATCCGATGCTGTCACAACCTGAAGAAGCTTTCGTGCCCCTTAAATTTGTCTTGGAcaataattttaacaaacatGCCAAATGAACTTGAAGACAAGCTTCGAGCTGACGATTACTGCGAGGAATTAATCATCAGTACCCTGCAGTTCTAA
- the LOC132190213 gene encoding putative pentatricopeptide repeat-containing protein At5g43820 — MAFLSQRCPGLLARFNTTRYHSLHISPANSLFPFPFSTLDVPSNPLNDQPPRNHIKNETDLDERFVLEQLSDLLPIPRNSSAPNLLRDCNPRKQVAQVSAVDGFLLPEEKLRGVFLQKLRGQAAIELALTNAGVELSLDVLAKVVNRGNLGGEAMVTFFNWAIKQSAIPRDISSYRVIIKALGRRKFLKFMMEMLREMRTEGISLDLDTLSIVLDSFVRAHHVSKAVGIFGNLEEFGLKCDTDSLNVLLKCLCLRSHVAAANSFFNSIKGKIPFSSMTYNIIVGGWSKFGSISGIESLLEAMLADGFSPNCLTFSYRIQGLGRAGQIDDAVQVFEGMREKGCVPDTGAYNAMISNFISVGNFDESVKYYKSMLSNKCDPDIFTFTKLITAFLKARKVADALEMFDEMLGRGIVPSTGTITSFIEPLCRYGPPHAAMMIYNRARKVGCRISLSAYKLLLMRLSRFGKCGMLLNVWDDMQDSGYYSDMEVYEYVINGLCNIGHLENAVLVMEECLHKGFCPGRLIYSKLNNKLLASDKVERAYKLYLKIKDARRDDNARRYWHANGWHF; from the coding sequence ATGGCGTTTCTATCCCAACGATGTCCAGGGCTTCTCGCGCGCTTCAACACAACCAGGTACCACTCGCTCCACATCTCTCCAGCAAATTCCTTATTTCCATTTCCTTTTTCAACCCTAGATGTTCCATCAAATCCCTTGAATGACCAGCCACCACGGAATCACATCAAGAACGAAACCGATCTCGACGAACGCTTCGTTCTCGAGCAACTCTCTGACCTCTTGCCAATCCCTCGTAACTCTTCCGCTCCGAACCTATTAAGAGACTGTAATCCAAGAAAACAAGTAGCACAAGTTAGCGCAGTTGATGGGTTTCTGTTGCCCGAAGAGAAATTACGGGGGGTTTTCCTTCAGAAACTGAGAGGTCAAGCTGCAATTGAGCTCGCTTTGACGAACGCTGGGGTTGAATTGAGCCTTGATGTTCTTGCTAAAGTAGTGAACAGAGGGAATTTAGGTGGTGAAGCAATGGTTACATTTTTCAATTGGGCGATTAAGCAGTCGGCAATACCTAGGGACATTAGTAGTTACCGTGTGATTATAAAAGCGctaggaagaagaaaattcttGAAATTTATGATGGAAATGTTGCGTGAGATGAGGACCGAAGGCATTAGCCTTGATTTGGACACGCTGTCGATTGTGTTGGACAGCTTTGTTAGGGCTCATCATGTGTCGAAAGCAGTTGGAATTTTCGGGAACCTAGAAGAGTTTGGACTGAAATGTGACACCGACTCTTTGAATGTGCTTTTAAAATGTCTCTGTCTGCGATCCCATGTTGCTGCTGcgaattcattttttaattcaattaaagGGAAGATACCATTTAGTAGTATGACATATAATATCATTGTCGGCGGGTGGTCGAAATTTGGTAGTATTAGCGGAATCGAGAGTTTGTTGGAAGCAATGTTAGCAGATGGGTTTAGTCCGAATTGCTTGACTTTCAGTTATCGTATACAGGGTTTAGGAAGGGCTGGTCAGATTGATGATGCTGTTCAGGTTTTTGAGGGCATGAGAGAGAAAGGTTGTGTGCCGGACACTGGAGCTTACAATGCAATGATATCTAACTTTATATCTGTTGGAAACTTTGATGAATCTGTGAAATACTATAAGAGCATGTTGAGTAATAAATGTGACCCagatatttttacttttaccaAATTAATTACTGCTTTCCTTAAGGCCCGCAAAGTGGCCGATGCACTTGAAATGTTTGATGAGATGTTAGGTCGTGGGATCGTTCCCAGTACAGGGACTATAACCTCTTTCATCGAACCTTTGTGCAGATATGGTCCGCCCCATGCTGCCATGATGATTTACAATAGAGCAAGAAAAGTTGGATGTAGAATATCACTTAGTGCTTATAAGCTATTGCTTATGAGGCTTTCTAGGTTTGGTAAATGTGGAATGTTGTTAAATGTATGGGATGATATGCAAGACTCTGGTTATTATTCAGATATGGAAGTTTACGAGTATGTCATCAACGGTCTTTGCAACATAGGGCATCTTGAAAATGCTGTACTTGTTATGGAGGAGTGCTTGCATAAAGGTTTTTGCCCAGGCAGGCTTATATATAGCAAACTAAATAACAAACTATTGGCTTCAGATAAAGTAGAGAGGGCTTACAAGCTATATTTGAAGATAAAAGATGCTCGTCGCGATGACAATGCCAGGAGATATTGGCATGCTAATGGCTGGCACTTTTAA
- the LOC132191111 gene encoding uncharacterized protein LOC132191111 — translation MHEGCEGPHQLDIHHIVIQRNYACVFLAYLFVLSLFTTAFYLCFLNGTLGTIFLLSLFFSACLVKFYYATRIEKGEKPRTDRVYTIWLSHALTAYCSSNTESVVIIPAFGVQLEAHYWSGRVVRSFVPIDKIMKPVLNENVTPFTCYWSLALLVGGKKELMLAFKAVQPPVKLLVPIWRALRAATYSRETTDFPAQVDE, via the exons atgcatgAAGGCTGTGAAGGGCCTCATCAGCTGGACATTCACCATATTGTTATCCAAAGGAATTATGCTTGTGTTTTCCTTGCCTACCTGTTTGTTCTTTCATTGTTCACAACGGCCTTCTATCTCTGCTTTCTAAAT GGAACACTAGGTACCATTTTCCTTTTAAGCTTGTTCTTCAGTGCTTGCCTTGTCAAATTCTATTATGCAACACGTATTGAGAAAGGTGAAAAGCCAAGGACTGATCGTGTATACACT ATATGGCTGTCCCATGCACTCACTGCTTATTGTTCTTCAAACACAGAGTCTGTTGTAATTATACCTGCATTTGGAGTGCAACTTGAAGCTCACTATTGGAG TGGGAGAGTTGTTCGTAGCTTTGTTCCTATTGACAAAATAATGAAACCTGTCCTGAATGAGAATGTGACTCCATTCACTTGTTACTGGAGCCTGGCTTTGCTTGTCGGTGGCAAAAAAGAACTTATGTTAGCATTCAAG GCGGTACAACCGCCGGTGAAACTGTTAGTTCCCATCTGGAGGGCTTTGCGTGCTGCCACTTATAGCAGAGAAACTACAGACTTTCCTGCACAAGTTGATGAATAA
- the LOC132189273 gene encoding actin cytoskeleton-regulatory complex protein PAN1, producing the protein MAGQNQGPNMDQFEAYFRRADLDGDGRISGAEAVGFFQGSNLSKQVLAQIWMHADQNKTGFLGRTEFYNALKLVTVAQSKRELTPDMVKAALYGPAAAKIPAPQINLTAISAPQLNSMGAASAPRSAIAPTSSQNLGFRAQGVPNPSMNQHYFPSQQNQALRPPQPMPAATAPRPSQGIASPQLTRGGNMLGPNVPNSNISNDWLSGRTGTAPNGPGGISPSMPLPTSQPQTPVTMASQLTANASKALVVSGNGFGSGPSHSVSSTPVSSAITTVTSGPQPFGKQSSLDSLQGAFSMQPAGGQPQWTQSSLNPSQQVSAPGSSSIATSGISVGVGNSTSENMQLSWPKMKPSDVQKYTKVFMEVDTDRDGIISGEQARNLFLSWRLPREVLKQVWDLSDQDNDSMLSLREFCFALYLMERFREGRPLPVALPPNVLFDETLLAMTGQPKVSHGNAAWGPRPGFGQQHGMPGARPIAPATGLRPPMQVSAILADGVMQSNQQKSGAPVLEDSFGNQLDTGGHNSANSKPQVATTAGKKVEETQNLILDSKEKLEFYRTKMQELVLYKSRCDNKLNEITERASADKREAESLAKKYEEKYKQVGEIASKLTIEEARFRDIQGRKTELHQAIVNMEHGGSADGILQVRADRIQSDVEELLKALTERSKKHGLDVKSAALIELPIGWEPGIQEGASLWDEEWDKFEDEGFVNDLTPDAKNVSSLSKPKSASVHKEQVYGDDSSIPESYANEKQRNSFGTSEPVFESESAYSHSEDELVRSPHDSPAGRTAFDSPSQDFSDVHYGKGSEADAETHRSFDESTWGAFDNNDDVDSVWGFNPSHTKDSDTDFGASDFGLNPVRTGSSHAESIFQTKSPFTFEDSVPGTPMSKFGNSPRYSEAGDHFFDNFSRFDSFSTHEGGGFSPRERFSRFDSMNSSKDFGYGRERLTRFDSVNSTKDFSHSGAFSFDDTDPFGTSAPFKVSSESQNPKKSSDNWSAF; encoded by the exons ATGGCGGGGCAAAATCAAGGGCCGAATATGGATCAGTTCGAAGCGTATTTTAGGAGAGCTGATTTGGACGGCGATGGCAGGATCAGTGGAGCCGAAGCTGTTGGTTTCTTTCAAGGATCCAATCTCTCCAAACAAGTCCTTGCTCAG ATATGGATGCATGCTGATCAGAATAAAACTGGTTTCCTTGGTCGCACAGAATTTTATAATGCTCTCAAACTTGTAACTGTGGCACAAAGTAAGCGAGAACTAACCCCAGATATGGTCAAGGCAGCACTATATGGTCCAGCTGCAGCTAAAATTCCTGCACCACAAATTAATCTTACAGCCATATCTGCACCTCAATTGAATTCAATGGGTGCAGCATCTGCTCCACGGAGTGCTATTGCTCCAACATCATCTCAAAATCTTGGCTTTAGAGCACAAGGAGTTCCAAACCCAAGTATGAACCAGCATTATTTTCCTTCTCAGCAAAATCAAGCCTTGAGGCCACCTCAACCTATGCCTGCTGCCACTGCTCCCCGTCCATCGCAAGGTATTGCTAGTCCACAACTCACTAGGGGAGGTAACATGTTAGGTCCCAATGTCCCAAACTCAAACATCTCCAATGATTGGCTCAGTGGAAGGACTGGTACAGCTCCTAATGGGCCTGGAGGGATTAGTCCATCAATGCCCTTGCCTACTTCACAGCCGCAAACTCCAGTCACTATGGCTTCCCAGCTAACAGCTAATGCCTCTAAAGCATTAGTTGTTTCAGGAAATGGGTTTGGTTCTGGACCAAGTCATTCTGTTAGTAGCACTCCCGTCTCTTCGGCCATCACTACTGTTACTAGTGGGCCTCAACCTTTTGGTAAGCAGAGCTCACTTGATTCATTGCAAGGTGCATTTTCAATGCAACCTGCTGGCGGTCAGCCTCAATGGACACAGTCATCATTGAACCCAAGTCAACAGGTTTCAGCTCCAGGTTCTTCCTCAATTGCAACATCTGGGATTTCAGTTGGAGTTGGAAATTCTACTTCTGAAAATATGCAGCTTTCTTGGCCAAAGATGAAACCATCTGATGTTCAGAAGTATACAAAAGTGTTTATGGAAGTAGACACTGACAGAGATGGGATAATCAGTGGTGAGCAGGCACGAAATCTATTTTTGAGTTGGAGATTACCAAGAG AGGTTTTAAAGCAGGTGTGGGACTTATCTGACCAGGATAATGATAGTATGCTTTCTTTGAGGGAATTTTGCTTTGCACTCTACTTGATGGAAAGATTCAGGGAAGGTCGCCCTCTTCCAGTTGCACTGCCACCAAATGTCTTGTTTGATGAGACACTGCTGGCTATGACAGGTCAACCCAAAGTCTCACATGGAAATGCAGCTTGGGGTCCCAGACCTG GTTTTGGACAGCAGCACGGGATGCCAGGTGCCCGGCCAATTGCGCCTGCAACTGGTTTGAGGCCACCAATGCAGGTAAGTGCCATCCTGGCTGATGGTGTAATGCAATCCAATCAGCAAAAGTCTGGAGCGCCTGTATTGGAGGATTCCTTTGGAAACCAACTTGATACAGGAGGACATAATTCAGCAAACTCAAAGCCTCAAGTGGCAACAACTGCTGGGAAAAAG GTTGAAGAAACACAAAATTTGATATTGGATTCTAAAGAGAAGCTTGAGTTCTACCGCACCAAAATGCAGGAACTT GTTCTCTATAAAAGCAGATGTGATAATAAACTAAATGAGATCACCGAAAGGGCATCTGCTGATAAGCGTGAG GCAGAGTCTCTGGCTAAGAAGTATGAAGAGAAGTACAAGCAAGTGGGAGAAATAGCATCAAAGTTAACCATTGAAGAGGCTAGATTTCGTGATATTCAG gGGAGGAAGACGGAGCTGCATCAAGCAATTGTTAACATGGAACATGGAGGCAGTGCAGATGGTATCCTTCAG GTCCGAGCTGACCGCATTCAATCAGATGTTGAGGAGCTACTGAAGGCTCTAACTGAACGCAGCAAGAAACATGGATTAGATGTTAAGTCAGCTGCATTGATTGAGCTCCCAATTG GTTGGGAACCTGGAATTCAAGAGGGAGCTTCTCTTTGGGATGAAGAGTGGGATAAGTTTGAAGACGAAG GGTTTGTTAATGATCTCACTCCTGATGCGAAAAATGTCTCTAGCTTGTCAAAACCAAAATCTGCATCTGTTCACAAAGAACAAGTTTACGGTGATGATAGTTCAATCCCCGAGTCATATGCTAATGAAAAGCAAAGGAATTCTTTCGGTACTAGTGAACCTGTCTTTGAGAGTGAATCTGCATATTCCCACAGTGAAGATGAATTGGTCAGAAGCCCTCACGACAGTCCGGCCGGAAGGACTGCTTTTGACAGTCCATCTCAAGATTTTTCAGATGTTCATTATGGAAAAGGTTCTGAAGCAGATGCAGAAACACATAG AAGTTTTGATGAATCGACCTGGGGTGCCTTTGACAATAACGATGATGTGGACTCAGTTTGGGGATTTAACCCTAGCCATACCAAG GACTCGGATACCGACTTTGGAGCTAGTGACTTTGGCCTAAACCCAGTACGAACAGGATCCTCACATGCAGAGAGCATCTTTCAGACGAAGAGCCCATTTACTTTTGAAGATTCTGTTCCTGGGACTCCAATGTCCAAGTTTGGCAACTCTCCTAGGTACAGTGAGGCAGGGGATCACTTCTTTGACAACTTCTCGAGGTTCGATTCCTTCAGCACGCATGAAGGCGGTGGATTCTCTCCACGGGAGAGGTTTTCAAGGTTTGATTCCATGAACAGCAGCAAAGACTTCGGCTACGGCCGTGAGAGGCTTACAAGGTTTGATTCCGTAAACAGCACGAAAGACTTCAGCCATAGTGGTGCATTTTCTTTTGATGACACTGATCCTTTCGGCACCTCTGCCCCATTTAAGGTCTCATCCGAGAGTCAAAATCCAAAGAAAAGTTCGGATAATTGGAGCGCTTTCTAG